From the Pangasianodon hypophthalmus isolate fPanHyp1 chromosome 17, fPanHyp1.pri, whole genome shotgun sequence genome, one window contains:
- the katnal2 gene encoding katanin p60 ATPase-containing subunit A-like 2 isoform X1 — protein MSCSQTPHLPGNTMELSYQAIKTANQAREADELRTETRRRNLLILIYHHLMEEGYVDAANALEQETHFGLRRFEVCDNVDLDTILMEYESFYFIKFQKYPKLTKKLPEQGENRRVRSSGKKRTPSVTKTLPRITSVQRPQSRNGIKKQESKAAGKDCMKSGTENGGSYLPESNEFGLNVSPIIRNGVGDGTQMKKGQLLDYRGLIQEAIKGTFNETAANSLSCNPDPSERLLKPISAFCGMNSETRELAAVISRDIYLHNPNVHWDDIIGLEAAKRLVKEAVVYPIKYPQLFTGILSPWKGLLLYGPPGTGKTLLAKAVATECNTTFFNISASSIVSKWRGDSEKLVRVLFELARYHAPSTIFLDELESVMGQRGVGPGGEHEGSRRMKTELLVQMDGLARSNDLVFVLAASNLPWELDHAMLRRLEKRILVGLPCGLARKAMINHWLPPISNTGGVELRTELDYDVLAEETDGYSGSDIRLVCKEAAMRPVRKIFDTLENHSEGHSHMPLVKLETVTTADFLQVIAHTKPSARNLTDKFSAWEREYESV, from the exons ATGTCCTGCAGCCAGACTCCACATTTACCTGGAAACACAATGGAGTTGTCATATCAAGCCATCAAAACTGCAAACCAGGCAAGAGAAGCA gacgaATTAAGAACAGAGACCAGAAGAAGGAATTTGCTTATATTAATTTATCATCATTTAATGGAGGAAGG GTATGTGGATGCTGCTAATGCACTGGAACAAGAGACCCATTTTGGGTTGCGTAGGTTTGAAGTGTGCGACAATGTTGACTTGGATACAATTCTCATGGAGTACGAAAGCTTTTACTTCATTAAGTTTCAGAAATATCCCAAGCTGACAAAGAAACTGCCAGAACAAG GTGAGAATAGACGTGTTAGAAGCTCCGGTAAAAAGAG GACCCCAAGTGTAACAAAAACACTGCCCAGAATCACAAGTGTTCAGCGTCCGCAGTCCAGGAATGGGATTAAAAAGCAAGAGTCTAAGGCAGCAGGGAAGGATTGTATGAAGTCTGGAACT GAGAACGGAGGATCATATCTCCCAGAGAGCAATGAGTTTGGCCTCAATGTGTCACCCATCATTAGGAATGGAGTTGGCGACGGGACGCAGATGAAGAAG GGTCAACTGTTGGACTACAGGGGTCTCATTCAGGAGGCTATTAAAGGAACTTTTAATGAAACAGCAGCAAACAGCTTGTCCTGTAATCCTGATCCTTCA GAGCGGCTGCTCAAACCCATCAGTGCCTTCTGCGGGATGAACAGCGAGACAAGAGAGCTAGCAGCAGTTATTAGTCGA GATATCTATTTACACAACCCCAACGTGCACTGGGACGACATTATAGGCCTGGAGGCTGCCAAGCGATTAGTCAAAGAGGCTGTCGTCTACCCCATTAAG TACCCTCAACTGTTCACAGGAATTCTCTCACCATGGAAAGGTTTGCTGCTTTACGGGCCTCCag GCACAGGAAAGACTCTGCTGGCAAAAGCAGTAGCTACAGAATGCAACACAACATTCTTTAACATCTCTGCATCCAGCATCGTAAGCAAATGGAGAGGAGATTCTGAGAAGCTGGTTCGG GTTTTGTTTGAGTTGGCGAGATATCATGCCCCATCCACCATCTTTCTGGATGAGCTGGAGTCAGTGATGGGTCAGAGAGGTGTTGGTCCAGG AGGTGAGCATGAAGGCAGCAGGAGGATGAAGACAGAGCTCCTTGTTCAGATGGATGGACTGGCACGCTCTAACGACCTGGTGTTTGTTTTGGCTGCCTCAAATCTACCCTG GGAGCTGGACCATGCAATGCTGAGAAGATTGGAGAAGAGGATACTCGTGGGTCTGCCTTGTGGTCTAGCCAGAAAGGCAATGATCAATCACTGGCTTCCTCCAATCAGCAATACAGGAGGGGTGGAGCTTCGAACTGAGCTAGACTATGATGTGCTTGCAGAG GAAACAGACGGTTACTCCGGCTCAGATATCAGGCTGGTCTGTAAGGAAGCGGCGATGAGGCCTGTCAGGAAGATTTTCGACACCCTGGAAAATCACAGTGAGG GTCACAGCCATATGCCGCTTGTTAAACTAGAAACTGTGACCACAGCAGATTTCCTGCAGGTCATCGCTCACACCAAACCATCAGCCAGGAACCTGACAGACAAATTCTCTGCCTGGGAGAGAGAGTACGAGTCTGTCTGA
- the katnal2 gene encoding katanin p60 ATPase-containing subunit A-like 2 isoform X3, with product MSCSQTPHLPGNTMELSYQAIKTANQAREADELRTETRRRNLLILIYHHLMEEGYVDAANALEQETHFGLRRFEVCDNVDLDTILMEYESFYFIKFQKYPKLTKKLPEQGENRRVRSSGKKRTPSVTKTLPRITSVQRPQSRNGIKKQESKAAGKDCMKSGTENGGSYLPESNEFGLNVSPIIRNGVGDGTQMKKGQLLDYRGLIQEAIKGTFNETAANSLSCNPDPSERLLKPISAFCGMNSETRELAAVISRYPQLFTGILSPWKGLLLYGPPGTGKTLLAKAVATECNTTFFNISASSIVSKWRGDSEKLVRVLFELARYHAPSTIFLDELESVMGQRGVGPGGEHEGSRRMKTELLVQMDGLARSNDLVFVLAASNLPWELDHAMLRRLEKRILVGLPCGLARKAMINHWLPPISNTGGVELRTELDYDVLAEETDGYSGSDIRLVCKEAAMRPVRKIFDTLENHSEGHSHMPLVKLETVTTADFLQVIAHTKPSARNLTDKFSAWEREYESV from the exons ATGTCCTGCAGCCAGACTCCACATTTACCTGGAAACACAATGGAGTTGTCATATCAAGCCATCAAAACTGCAAACCAGGCAAGAGAAGCA gacgaATTAAGAACAGAGACCAGAAGAAGGAATTTGCTTATATTAATTTATCATCATTTAATGGAGGAAGG GTATGTGGATGCTGCTAATGCACTGGAACAAGAGACCCATTTTGGGTTGCGTAGGTTTGAAGTGTGCGACAATGTTGACTTGGATACAATTCTCATGGAGTACGAAAGCTTTTACTTCATTAAGTTTCAGAAATATCCCAAGCTGACAAAGAAACTGCCAGAACAAG GTGAGAATAGACGTGTTAGAAGCTCCGGTAAAAAGAG GACCCCAAGTGTAACAAAAACACTGCCCAGAATCACAAGTGTTCAGCGTCCGCAGTCCAGGAATGGGATTAAAAAGCAAGAGTCTAAGGCAGCAGGGAAGGATTGTATGAAGTCTGGAACT GAGAACGGAGGATCATATCTCCCAGAGAGCAATGAGTTTGGCCTCAATGTGTCACCCATCATTAGGAATGGAGTTGGCGACGGGACGCAGATGAAGAAG GGTCAACTGTTGGACTACAGGGGTCTCATTCAGGAGGCTATTAAAGGAACTTTTAATGAAACAGCAGCAAACAGCTTGTCCTGTAATCCTGATCCTTCA GAGCGGCTGCTCAAACCCATCAGTGCCTTCTGCGGGATGAACAGCGAGACAAGAGAGCTAGCAGCAGTTATTAGTCGA TACCCTCAACTGTTCACAGGAATTCTCTCACCATGGAAAGGTTTGCTGCTTTACGGGCCTCCag GCACAGGAAAGACTCTGCTGGCAAAAGCAGTAGCTACAGAATGCAACACAACATTCTTTAACATCTCTGCATCCAGCATCGTAAGCAAATGGAGAGGAGATTCTGAGAAGCTGGTTCGG GTTTTGTTTGAGTTGGCGAGATATCATGCCCCATCCACCATCTTTCTGGATGAGCTGGAGTCAGTGATGGGTCAGAGAGGTGTTGGTCCAGG AGGTGAGCATGAAGGCAGCAGGAGGATGAAGACAGAGCTCCTTGTTCAGATGGATGGACTGGCACGCTCTAACGACCTGGTGTTTGTTTTGGCTGCCTCAAATCTACCCTG GGAGCTGGACCATGCAATGCTGAGAAGATTGGAGAAGAGGATACTCGTGGGTCTGCCTTGTGGTCTAGCCAGAAAGGCAATGATCAATCACTGGCTTCCTCCAATCAGCAATACAGGAGGGGTGGAGCTTCGAACTGAGCTAGACTATGATGTGCTTGCAGAG GAAACAGACGGTTACTCCGGCTCAGATATCAGGCTGGTCTGTAAGGAAGCGGCGATGAGGCCTGTCAGGAAGATTTTCGACACCCTGGAAAATCACAGTGAGG GTCACAGCCATATGCCGCTTGTTAAACTAGAAACTGTGACCACAGCAGATTTCCTGCAGGTCATCGCTCACACCAAACCATCAGCCAGGAACCTGACAGACAAATTCTCTGCCTGGGAGAGAGAGTACGAGTCTGTCTGA
- the sigmar1 gene encoding sigma non-opioid intracellular receptor 1 — translation MFITRKLLKLVVFVGVLVLVIQYLHYWLASKQYVFTKEDVAKLAKQYAGQDHEQAFSKVVVELRKRYPGHILPDEDLQWVFVNAGGWMGSMCLLHASLTEYVLLFGTAVDTSGHSGRYWAEISDTVISGTFRQWKEGSTKSETYYPGDTIVHSVGEATSVQWTAGTWMVEYGRGFIPSTLSFALADTVFSTQDFVTLFYTFRVYMKCLLLEASTFLTEAGVF, via the exons ATGTTTATAACTAGAAAATTGCTGAAACTCGTGGTGTTTGTCGGAGTGTTGGTGTTAGTCATACAGTACTTACATTACTGGTTAGCCAGTAAACAGTATGTGTTTACAAAAGAGGACGTCGCCAAACTGGCCAAACAGTACGCAG GTCAGGATCATGAGCAGGCATTCTCTAAAGTAGTGGTGGAGTTGCGGAAACGCTACCCGGGCCACATCCTGCCTGACGAGGACCTGCAGTGGGTGTTTGTAAATGCCGGGGGTTGGATGGGCTCCATGTGTTTGCTTCACGCCTCCCTCACCGAGTATGTGCTGCTCTTCGGGACCGCCGTTGACACAAGTGGACATTCAG gTCGATACTGGGCCGAGATATCAGACACCGTAATTTCTGGGACTTTCAGGCAATGGAAAGAAGGATCAACTAAAAGTGAGACTTATTACCCAG GTGACACAATCGTGCACTCGGTGGGCGAGGCGACTTCGGTGCAATGGACTGCAGGGACCTGGATGGTGGAATACGGCAGAGGATTCATTCCATCCACACTGAGTTTCGCGCTAGCAGACACGGTGTTCAGTACACAGGACTTTGTAACACTCTTCTACACCTTTCGTGTATACATGAAGTGTCTGCTACTGGAGGCCAGTACTTTCCTGACTGAAGCTGGTGTCTTCTAA
- the katnal2 gene encoding katanin p60 ATPase-containing subunit A-like 2 isoform X2, translating to MSCSQTPHLPGNTMELSYQAIKTANQAREADELRTETRRRNLLILIYHHLMEEGYVDAANALEQETHFGLRRFEVCDNVDLDTILMEYESFYFIKFQKYPKLTKKLPEQGENRRVRSSGKKRTPSVTKTLPRITSVQRPQSRNGIKKQESKAAGKDCMKSGTNGGSYLPESNEFGLNVSPIIRNGVGDGTQMKKGQLLDYRGLIQEAIKGTFNETAANSLSCNPDPSERLLKPISAFCGMNSETRELAAVISRDIYLHNPNVHWDDIIGLEAAKRLVKEAVVYPIKYPQLFTGILSPWKGLLLYGPPGTGKTLLAKAVATECNTTFFNISASSIVSKWRGDSEKLVRVLFELARYHAPSTIFLDELESVMGQRGVGPGGEHEGSRRMKTELLVQMDGLARSNDLVFVLAASNLPWELDHAMLRRLEKRILVGLPCGLARKAMINHWLPPISNTGGVELRTELDYDVLAEETDGYSGSDIRLVCKEAAMRPVRKIFDTLENHSEGHSHMPLVKLETVTTADFLQVIAHTKPSARNLTDKFSAWEREYESV from the exons ATGTCCTGCAGCCAGACTCCACATTTACCTGGAAACACAATGGAGTTGTCATATCAAGCCATCAAAACTGCAAACCAGGCAAGAGAAGCA gacgaATTAAGAACAGAGACCAGAAGAAGGAATTTGCTTATATTAATTTATCATCATTTAATGGAGGAAGG GTATGTGGATGCTGCTAATGCACTGGAACAAGAGACCCATTTTGGGTTGCGTAGGTTTGAAGTGTGCGACAATGTTGACTTGGATACAATTCTCATGGAGTACGAAAGCTTTTACTTCATTAAGTTTCAGAAATATCCCAAGCTGACAAAGAAACTGCCAGAACAAG GTGAGAATAGACGTGTTAGAAGCTCCGGTAAAAAGAG GACCCCAAGTGTAACAAAAACACTGCCCAGAATCACAAGTGTTCAGCGTCCGCAGTCCAGGAATGGGATTAAAAAGCAAGAGTCTAAGGCAGCAGGGAAGGATTGTATGAAGTCTGGAACT AACGGAGGATCATATCTCCCAGAGAGCAATGAGTTTGGCCTCAATGTGTCACCCATCATTAGGAATGGAGTTGGCGACGGGACGCAGATGAAGAAG GGTCAACTGTTGGACTACAGGGGTCTCATTCAGGAGGCTATTAAAGGAACTTTTAATGAAACAGCAGCAAACAGCTTGTCCTGTAATCCTGATCCTTCA GAGCGGCTGCTCAAACCCATCAGTGCCTTCTGCGGGATGAACAGCGAGACAAGAGAGCTAGCAGCAGTTATTAGTCGA GATATCTATTTACACAACCCCAACGTGCACTGGGACGACATTATAGGCCTGGAGGCTGCCAAGCGATTAGTCAAAGAGGCTGTCGTCTACCCCATTAAG TACCCTCAACTGTTCACAGGAATTCTCTCACCATGGAAAGGTTTGCTGCTTTACGGGCCTCCag GCACAGGAAAGACTCTGCTGGCAAAAGCAGTAGCTACAGAATGCAACACAACATTCTTTAACATCTCTGCATCCAGCATCGTAAGCAAATGGAGAGGAGATTCTGAGAAGCTGGTTCGG GTTTTGTTTGAGTTGGCGAGATATCATGCCCCATCCACCATCTTTCTGGATGAGCTGGAGTCAGTGATGGGTCAGAGAGGTGTTGGTCCAGG AGGTGAGCATGAAGGCAGCAGGAGGATGAAGACAGAGCTCCTTGTTCAGATGGATGGACTGGCACGCTCTAACGACCTGGTGTTTGTTTTGGCTGCCTCAAATCTACCCTG GGAGCTGGACCATGCAATGCTGAGAAGATTGGAGAAGAGGATACTCGTGGGTCTGCCTTGTGGTCTAGCCAGAAAGGCAATGATCAATCACTGGCTTCCTCCAATCAGCAATACAGGAGGGGTGGAGCTTCGAACTGAGCTAGACTATGATGTGCTTGCAGAG GAAACAGACGGTTACTCCGGCTCAGATATCAGGCTGGTCTGTAAGGAAGCGGCGATGAGGCCTGTCAGGAAGATTTTCGACACCCTGGAAAATCACAGTGAGG GTCACAGCCATATGCCGCTTGTTAAACTAGAAACTGTGACCACAGCAGATTTCCTGCAGGTCATCGCTCACACCAAACCATCAGCCAGGAACCTGACAGACAAATTCTCTGCCTGGGAGAGAGAGTACGAGTCTGTCTGA